In Alphaproteobacteria bacterium, the genomic window ATCCGCGAAAACCTCTCGCCGGAAACTTTTTTATTGACCGATGACAGCCACCGCCATGCGGGGCATGCAGGTGCCCACCCCCATGGAGATAAGGGTGGCGAAACCCATTTCACCCTTGCCATTACTTCATCCGCCTTTAACGGGCTTAGCCGCGTTGCCCAGCAAAGGCTGGTCTATAACCTGCTGGCCGATGAAATGAAGGAACGGGTCCATGCGCTGGTTTTGGACCTAAAACCCACTGCCTAAACCAATCGGCTGAATACATAGCAGCCAAAATACCACACATCCCGATATTCAACCTAAG contains:
- a CDS encoding BolA family protein encodes the protein MKDTSYATRIEKKIRENLSPETFLLTDDSHRHAGHAGAHPHGDKGGETHFTLAITSSAFNGLSRVAQQRLVYNLLADEMKERVHALVLDLKPTA